In Porphyromonas cangingivalis, a genomic segment contains:
- the hemH gene encoding ferrochelatase, whose protein sequence is MPPTSDKSSDTAIVLINTGSPLALTLKEVRRYLINFLTDPRIIGLAAPLRHALVRGIIAPLRAKKSIKKYERIWTDEGPLLRLYSHRLANRMETLSGIPVRCAMRYEHKTTEIILRELVSMGKREIILVPLFPHYAMSSYETAVLHVRDIAQKLGAERLSLRCVAPYHDHPLYVESLARSIATQTRPGDHLLFSFHGIPLYQVKPYVGQPMRDYPRQCKATVRDVLEHPALSTIDGLTHEICYQSRFGHHEWLSPATTDRVKALPSEGKKRIVVVCPSFICDCLESVDEIGFEAKEDYLHAGGEELVFIPCLNDSEDIAKALLDVASNPLSLSEVLPAGL, encoded by the coding sequence ATGCCCCCCACCTCAGATAAATCAAGCGACACAGCCATCGTGCTGATCAATACGGGATCACCCCTCGCACTCACCCTCAAAGAGGTGCGACGCTACCTCATCAACTTCCTCACGGATCCTCGCATCATAGGGCTCGCTGCTCCGTTGCGTCACGCACTTGTCAGAGGCATCATTGCCCCTCTGAGAGCAAAGAAGTCCATCAAGAAGTACGAACGTATCTGGACAGACGAAGGACCACTCCTAAGGCTCTACTCCCATCGCCTTGCCAATAGGATGGAGACTCTCTCGGGTATCCCTGTCCGCTGTGCGATGAGGTACGAGCACAAGACAACAGAGATCATCCTGCGCGAACTCGTCTCGATGGGCAAGCGAGAGATCATCCTCGTACCCCTCTTCCCTCACTATGCGATGAGCAGTTACGAGACGGCGGTACTCCATGTCAGAGACATTGCACAGAAGTTGGGTGCGGAGCGACTCTCCCTGCGTTGTGTAGCCCCCTATCATGATCATCCTCTCTATGTCGAGAGTCTGGCTCGAAGCATCGCCACACAGACTCGTCCGGGAGATCACCTACTCTTCTCTTTCCACGGCATCCCACTTTATCAGGTGAAGCCCTACGTAGGCCAACCGATGAGAGACTATCCCCGACAGTGTAAGGCAACGGTGCGAGATGTGCTGGAGCACCCTGCCCTCTCCACCATCGATGGATTGACACACGAGATCTGCTATCAGTCACGTTTCGGTCATCACGAATGGCTCTCCCCTGCGACGACAGATCGCGTGAAAGCCCTACCCTCGGAGGGAAAGAAGCGCATCGTCGTGGTCTGCCCCTCCTTCATCTGCGACTGCTTGGAGAGTGTCGACGAGATCGGCTTCGAAGCAAAAGAAGATTACCTCCATGCCGGGGGCGAGGAATTGGTCTTCATCCCCTGTCTCAACGACAGTGAAGACATCGCCAAAGCCCTCTTGGATGTCGCATCTAATCCCTTATCTCTCTCCGAAGTCCTCCCGGCGGGTCTCTGA